The genomic stretch TTGCAAAAAGGCAACTGTGCGCCTTGTTCCGATGTAAAAATAACAATGATATTTTCGGCAATATTTAATTCATCGAGCAGGCCCAGTGTTTCTCCAACCTGTTTATCCAGCACTTCAATTTCGGCCAGGTATTTGGCAAATTCGCGTCGTGTTTCTTTGTTATCAGCCAAATAAGGCGGAAGTTTTAACTCGTCGGGATTAAAATGCGACGGATCACCAACAGTCCACGGAATATGAGGCACCACAAGTGCAGTTACCAAACAAAAAGGTTGATCATTGTTTCTTTCCATAAATTCCTTTAATCCGGCTTTATCGTATTTGGCAGTTTCCGATACGCAGTTTCGTTCAACACCTTCCACCATTTCAAAAGGATATACTTCACGCGGATCGGCATGTACTTTTCCGGCAATACCAACTCGGTAATCCAACTCACTCAGGTACTGAACAATACTTTGCGTTCCGGGACGGGCAATGGCATGGTTCCAGCATACACCGCTACTAACAGGTTGCAATCCGGTGTATAATTCGGCGCGACAAGGCACGCACATCGACATGGTAACAAAGGCATTATTAAAGGTCATGCCCTGCGATGCCAGTTTATCGATCTGCGGTGTTTGCACATTACTTCCGCCATAAAGTGGCAAATCGCTGTGGGTACAGTCGTCGGCCATAATTATGAGGACGTTGGGACTGCCCTTATGATTTACTCCACTTACATTATAAGCCAATGCAAAGAATAGAACTAACACAAAAAGTAATTCTAATTTTATACCTTTTTTCATCTCATAAAAATTATTCATTTCAGTTGTATTCGATGTTCATCATGATGATTTTTAATTCTTTTTGTTTGTGAATTTGAAGAATAAAAATTCATTCGCGTTTCATACCTTGATATTTAAAAAACTCTTTGTTAAGGAAATACCCATACTTAGTTATAATTATATGATGCATCCGTCAGTTTTAACCCTATGTTTATTCGAAATAAAATACGGCTCATTCATCAATTCTTCTTTTATATCAATATATTTTCTGTCCGGATCTGTACTGGCATCTGTAGTTCGGAATTGAAAGCATACCCCTGAAACAGGGATATGCTTTACTAAACTAATCTAATCTAAACTATGTATTTACTAATAACCCGGATTTTGCTCACACAACGGATTGGCATTTATTTCGGTTTGAGGAATCGGGAAAAGCTTATGATGATCATCAGCAATGGTAATTCCTCGTGCTTTAGCTGAGCTGATAAATTTGCCGTGACGAAGCAAATCTTGTCTGCGCACTTTTTCAGCGTATAATTCCCAACCTCTTTCGTCCAGAATACGGTCGCGCAAAGATTCTTTGGTATAGTCGCCCAACACAAGCGGAGTTGTTAATCCGGCTCTGTCGCGAACTTCCTGTATTAAATCCAAAGCTTCCTGAGTTGGACCGCTTAATTCGTTTAATGCTTCGGCGCGCGATAACAAAATATCGGCGTAGCGAATAACGGCAAGGTCGTTTCCATTGCTATTTCCTACTGCATCCGGATCAGGCGTATATTTGAATGAACGGGTATTGTTATTGTTCAACAAAGAGACGGTGTTCCCTTTTGTATTGATATATTCCGTAAGAATCAACTTACTGCGTTCGTCGTTCGGATCAAATGAATTATAGAATGAATCCAAAACACGGTCCTGTCTTGCCCAATTCCGCTGATTCACTTTAAACACAATCGAGCCGTCAACTGTACTTGCGAACTGTGGCGGGTAAGCTCCATTCATAAACTCGTTGCCCGGACGTTGTGTACTGCAAGGATAAACCCAAACCAATTCCTTTTGCTTTGTTTCGTTATCAACCGTGAACAAGGTGGTATAATCAGACCATAATTCGTACTCATTCAGGTCCATCAATTTTTTAGCTGCATCGGCACATTTTTGCCATTGTTTTGTATTCAGGTAAAATTTTGTAAGATAACCCAGTGCAGCTCCCCGTGTAGCGCGGCCATACTGGTATCCCGGAGTATCCCTGGCCGGAAGTACAGTAGAAACTTCGGTGAATTCTGTTTCAAAAAATGCCTGCATTTCAGCATCGGTTGCACGGGCCATTTCCAACTCTCCGGTGGTACTTAACCTCAACGGAACCGGTCCCCACATGGTATACAAAATGTAATAGGCAGATGCCCTTACAAATCGGGCTTCGGCTGTTAACCTGGCTTTTGTGGCATCATCAACCGGTGATTGATCAATGTTTTCGAGAACAAGATTACAATTTCGGACAGAGTAGTAACAATTGTTCCATAAGCCGGTCCAGTGTGTTGGATACGAAGCATCCCAGGTAAAAGCCAGCATGACGGTTGCCTGGAGATTAACAGCACCACCGGTTTCCCAAAAATGGTCGCAAGTCCATTCTTCCTGAAACCAAATGTTACCACCAAAGTTATCGGTAATTTGAGCGTCGCGGTATGCTCCAAACAGAACACGTTCTATTCCATTCGCAGAATTAAATAAAGTAGACGGATCAAGTTGCGAAAATACTTCCTCGTTTAACTGATCCTCACAGCTGGTAAACAGCAACGTTACTGCCAGCAAAATAGTTGATAAATAATATTTAAAATTCATAGTAATTTCGATTTAAAAGTTAAAAACCTATTTCTACTCCAAAAGTATAAGTCCGGTAAACAGGATACGAGTTGAAATCGATTTTCAAACTACTGTTACCGTTTGAGTTAGTTGTAGGATCTTGTCCGGTGTAATTTGTTATTGTGTATAAATTTTGTCCACTCACATAAACACTCAGATGATCAAATATCTTTTTGCTCTTTAACGGAACCTGATACGTTAATTGAAGCGACGAAAGTCTGATATAAGAAGCATCTTCAACGGTTAAATCGCTAACTGCTTTGTTCCCCTGCCCTGCCGGATTTACGAATGATGGCCATTCATTTGAAGGATTTGTTTCTGTCCAGCGGTTTAAGTAAGGTTCCGCCATTCTGTTTCTGCGGTGACTTACCGGGTAGTAGGTTTCAACCTTTGAGTTGTTTAACATCTCAACATCGGTTGCAGCATCAATAAATATATTCAGTTGGAAATTTTTGTATTCCAGCTGGTTGGTCAAACCCATTGTGAATGATGGAATTGATTTTCCAAGAATAACACGGTCATTGGTATTTACCACATGGTCGCCATTCACATCCACAAACTTCACATCTCCTGGTTTTACAGGATCCAATGTACCGGAAGCAGTGATTTCTTCCTGAGTCTGCCAGATACCGTCAGTTTTATATCCGTAGAACGAATTGAGCGCTTCTCCTTTTCTGATAATAGCAATTTGAGAAGTTGACTGACCTGCACCTGTATGAATGATTTCGGAAATATCACCGATGTCAGTTACTTTGTTCTTTAGTGTACTAAGATTAAGAACAGTGTTCCACTTCAATTTTCCGGTAAGGTTCCTTGAATCAATGGTTAATTCAAATCCACTGTTTTTTATATTACCTATGTTCGACATGATGGATGTATAACCTGTTGAAGCCGGTATCGGCAAGGCAAACAACATATCAAAAGTATTCTTTTGGAAATAATCGGTTGATACCACAATCCTGTTATCCAGAAATCCCATATCAAAACCGGCATTGATTTGTTCTGTAGTTTCCCATTTCAAATCAGGATTTGCAATTCGTGTTGGGGCCAATGTAACATATTGTTCGCCTCCAAGAATCACACTTGCGCCCTGGTTAAATGTAGTAATCGACAAGAAATTGCCAATATCCTGGTTCCCGGTGCGTCCCACACTTAATCGCATTTTTAACATACTGAACAAGTTCAGATTTTGAATAAACTCACGTTCGTGCATTTTCCACGCAAAAGCTCCTGAAGGGAAATAACCGTATTTGTTGTTCTCTCCAAAACGAGAAGATCCGTCAACCCTTAAAGTGGCTGTAAAAAGGAACTCGTTAAACAAGCTGTAATTTACGCGTCCAAAATAGGATAGCAATTTGTTGTTATTCTTGGAGCTATCCATGGAATACAAAGCTGCATCGGCCAGAGACATATTGTTGGTTTCTGATTCATCAACTGGAAATCCCTTTCCGGTTCCGGAAAAATTGCTATTGATAAATTTCTGGTAGGTTATCCCCCCCATAACCGTGAAACTACTGTTGTTATCCAAATCGCGGTTGTAGGTAGTTGTAAATTCACCCAGATAGTTATTTCTTGTACCGGTTAATACAGTTCCGATTCCTGAATTTGCGCGTCCGTCCTTGGTTAAACGGGAAACATAGGTATCTCTGCGGCTGTTTCTGCTGTCAAAACCAAGATTCAATTTTGCTGTCCAGCCTTTCAAAAGGGTGTACTCACCAAATACAGTTCCAAGTGTTCTGTAGTTATCGGTATTACTGGTTTTTCCGTAAACAAGAGCAAGCGGATTGTCGAGATTCATCCAGGAAACAACCTGATAATTTCCATCTTCATCAAAAATACTCAGCGTAGGATCATATCCTCTTGCTGCATACAATGAACTTCCTTCTTCGTTTGTGCTAAAACCAATTGGAACTGTGTTGTCGTGCGTGTACGAGGTGGAGAAATTAATTCCGAACACCATTTTGTCGTTTCGGTGTTCAAGGTTAAACCTCGAATCATAACGTTCATATCCTGATGTAATTAAAACTCCCTCCTGATTAAAATAATTTAATGACGCAAAATACTTGGTTTTCTCAGTTCCTCCGGTAAAAGACAAACTGTGACTTTGAATTACTGCGTTGCGAAGCAGTTCATTTTGCCAGTCTGTACCTCCATCCTGAATCTCGGTAACACGCTCAGCTTCCGGCACGTTTGAACCGGGAGTATCCAATATTTCGTTCAATATCCGCATGTAATCATCAGCCTGAAGGACTTCGATCATATCCTTAGGTGTTTGAAGACCTGTATATCCGCTATAATTAATTCGTAATGCCCCACTGCTACCTTTTTTTGTGGTTACCAGGATAACGCCGTTTGCACCACGGGCACCATAAATAGCTGTTGCAGAAGCATCTTTTAAAATCTCGATAGATTCAATGTCGGCAGGATTTATATTTGACATAGGACTTCGTGGAACTCTCACCCCGGGTATTGTAGTACCGTTTCCGGAAATAACCTGACTATTTTCAATGGGTAAACCATCGATTACATAAAGTGGGCCGGCACCAGCATTTACCGAACCTGCTCCACGAATTTGTACTGTTGTACCACCACCAGGCTCGTTACTTGCTTGTGTAATTTGAACGCCAGCTGCTTTCCCTTGTAATAAACCAGCAACCGTAGGAGTCACTCCTTTATTCAGATCGTCTTTTCGTAACGATGCTACAGAACCGGTTAAATCGCTCTTTTTTACTGTACCATATCCAATTGCAACAACTTCGTCAAGGCCAATTGCATCAACCAAAAGCGTAATATCGAGTTTTGTTTGGCCTTCCAGTTTTACTTCCTGTGTTTTCATTCCAACAAACGAAAAAACCAGAATCTGCCCTTCGGTTACCGGCAGTGCATAATGGCCATTAATATCTGTAACTGTTCCATTGGTAGTTCCTTTAAACAGTACAGTTACTCCTGGCAAAGCTTCCCCGCTTGCATCTGTAACAATTCCTTCTATTGTTGCCTGGTCAATAGCATACACTGCCTTCTCATCAACGGGAGTTACAGCAATGTAGCGATCAATTATTTTGTAATTGTATTTGTCTGCATCAAAAAGCAGAGTTAGTACATCATGGATATTGGCATCGTACAAAGCAACATCCACATGTCTGTTCATTAAGTGATCGTCGTACTTCAACATGAAGTAAAATTCGGTTTCACTTTCGATTTGCTCAATCACCTCTTTAACAGTAGCCTGTTCCATGTTTAGCGTAATTTTTGCAGATTGCGCATAGGATTCAGCAAATACATTTACAGTTAGTAGTAGGACAAGAAAGGTTGTTAGTTTCATAATCATTAAAACTTTTTTTAGTTGCCCATATAAAAAAGGGCACTTGTCTGTTTTTTTCATAAATTTGACATGTTATTGGTAAATACTAAGTTTTATTTATCAGTGCTTTTCAGGTATTGGCGTACCTGTTAAGCTGAGCAGGCTAAAAATATTTCCAGTATTTTTGGCCTGTCATTTTTTAGGAAGTGTCAGTTCTATTCATAAATCGGCTTAAGTTTTATTCGTTTAATCTATATCTTATTTCCAGTATATCAGACTAGGTTTATTTGCCCTGGGTACAATCTCGTACTGCAGCGAAGTTGTTAATTTTAGTACCTCCAGAATTTGATCGATGGGTTTGTTCTTCAAAATAGTACCAAAATAACGCTCATCACCCAAACCTTCTTTTTGTATCACTATCTCTACATTATACCAACGTTCAATCTGTTTGGCTATATCCTCCAGCCTTTCGTTTCGGTAAGTTACAAGTCCTTCTTTCCACGAAGTGTACATTGCGGTATCTACTTGTTTAATTTCTATGTTTGTTCCACTTTCGTCAAAACAGGCTTTTTCACCCGGCACCAGTTTAGTAACTTCTTCACCATTTGCATCCAACAAACCAATGCTTCCTTCAACAAGTGTTGCGGCAAATGTTCTATCCTCAGGATACGCTTGAATATTAAATGATGTTCCGTAGACTTTTACACCAAGAAATTCAGAGTTCACAATAAACGGATGATCAACATCTTTTTGTACGTCAAAAAAGGCTTCTCCCTGAAGATAAACCTGTCGATTTCCTGATGTAAAATCACCTGAATATGAGATGGTTGTTCCTGAGTTCAACATTACCAATGTTCCATCGGGAAGTTCCAGATTTGTCATTTGTCCCAAAGGAGCTTTAACCAAAAAACTATCGGCATAAACAGTTTGGTTGTTATCAGCTTTTTGTGAAATATAAAACTGAGCCAGTGCACCAAATCCCACTAAAATGATAAAGATGGCAGCCTGTTTCAGAATTCGAATGAAATGTTTATGCGTCTTCTTTTCGGGTTGTGTCACAGGTTTCAAATCGGCCCAGCTAGTGCCCTCTGTATTTTTATACTTTGCCGACAAAGCCCATATTTTTTTTACGGCTGAAAATTCTTCTTTGTGCTCAGGGCTTTCTTCCAGCCATCGAAAGAAAATTTCCTTTTCTTCTTTGGATGCTTTTCCCTGTATATATTTTAAGATGCTATTATTATCCATTTTTTGCGTTTCTGGATAATGTACACACGAACATTAATCTACCCTGTATAGATTTTTACTTTTTTCTTATTTTGATTTATTTTTAAATGAAATGGAAAAGAGAAACAAAGCGTAAGTACCTTATAATAAAAATAGTACCAAAGGAAGAACATCCTGTAGTTCTTTTCGAAGAATTTTGAGTGCCCGCGTAATATTCGACTCCACCGACTTTAAGGCCATATTCAATTCGACAGCAATCTCCTGGTTTTTTTTGCCTTCAAACCGGCTTTTCATAAATACAACTTTACATTTTTCCGGAAGTTTATCAATGGCCGACTGAATCATTTCTTCCAGCTCCATGTATTCCAAACGATTAAACTGAAACGATTGCAGAATGTCCTGATTTAAACGATTCTCCTTCTCAGCAATCGTATGTTTCTGATATTGTATTTTATATTTTTCGTGGCGCAAATAATTTAAGCAACCTGTTTTAGCAGCTGTATACAAAAAAGCTCTGATTCCGTTAACACGTTCTACTTTATCGCGGTTGAGCCATAAATTTATAAAAGCTTGTTGTGCGGTACTTTTCGAAGCATCAACATCGGAAATAAACTGGGTACAGAATCCAACAATTGCCTCATAGTTCGCATTAAAGATCACTTCAAAAGTTTTCTCATCGCCACTTTTAAACAATAGTAAATCGATTTCATTCTTTTCTGAACCCACCGTATTTATTCCAATTACATAAGTTTATATGTACAAATAAACTCTTTTTTTTAGAATATATTCATCGTGGATTCTAATCCTGTTCAATAAAATTAATAGAAGTATAAAATCCTGCCCTTAAAATTCCTGCTTCACTTTACCAACCTTAATCGATGCAAATGTGCGCTTTCAGTTTGTATTCAGTTTTTAAAACTAACTAATAGCCAATACGTTACTTTAAATAGGCATCTAAAAAATCAATCACATTCTCAACCGTTGCAATTTCAGTAAACAGGCCATTTCCATGTCCGGAATTCTGAAGTAAATTCAATTTAACGTGTTCACTACCTAACACAGGCAATAGTGATTCATATAATAATTGGCCCTGACCAAAAGGCACTGTACAATCATTTAAACCATGCTCAATAAGAAATGGTGGGCAAACTTCAGTATTGTAAGTAATTGGATTTGCCAGGGCAACCAAATCCGAACGGCTTTCAATAGGAAAACCTATTAACTCTGATTCGCCGGAGTTTGCTAAAGAATGATTCGCAGTAGCACACCCCTGAGCAATTGTCATGCTATCCATTTTAAGAAAGTCGGTTGGTCCGTACCAATCTACAACAGCCTGAATACTTGAAGAGACATTCTCATTTCCTTGAGCAAAATCTTCCAGCACCTCGATATTTTCTGAAACACCAGCCAACGCTGCCAAATGTCCTCCGGCTGATTGCCCCCAAACTCCAATCCTCTCTGAATCTATTTTATAATTTTCAGCATTGGCTTTAATCCATCTTATCGAAGCTTTTACATCGTAAATTTGTGCAGGAAATTTTGCTTCACCGCTTAGTCGATAGTTGATTGGAACAACAGCATATCCTCGGCTTCTCAAAGTGTCTACCACCTCGCTCCACCTTGCATTCGTTCTGAAATTTGACTTATCACCAACTCGCCATGCACCTCCATGAATAAGAACAACCACCGGATTCTTTTCTAAAACCATAACAGGCAGATAAATATCCAACTTCTGCGTATTGCTTTCTGACGCATAAGCCAAATTAAAATATTCCATTCGAAAGGGATTCTCCTGATCAATTTCAGGGTCTGCTTCCGTGTTACACTGCAGATTTAACAGAGCAAGTATCAAAAGAATTGTATTCATTTTTTTCATTGATTTTGTTTTGAGAACACACAAAAAATTAGTTTTTGTTATATCGAAATCTAAAAATTCACAGTTAATTTGTCAACATCAATCGATCGGAATAAGCTCTGTTATCAGCAACTATTTTCATAAAATACATTCCGTTTGTAAGAGATTCAAGGTTTATTTTTCCGGCACGTACAGTCTGTGGAGCAGTAACTGCACATCCATTTATATCGAACAATTGAAATTGCCCTTGTTCTTCCAGCATTTCCCGTGTAAATTCGATACTACCCGCTGCCGGATTAGGGTAAAAAAGATTAAAATCTGATTGATTCCATTTCGTATTAACAGCCGTTTCCTGATCATCAAAACTTTTGGCAATACCTTCACTCATAATCGATTTTATCTGGCCAGGGCTGAGTATTTCCCTGGTCCAAAAAAGTTCGTCGAGACTTCCATAAAGAAAGGCTCTATCTTCGGTTTTAAAAGCTCCCATTACAAAAGGCCCCACCGATTGCTCGGTTCCAAAATCGGCAATACCTTTTAACTCACCGTTGACATAAATGCTTTTCATCGCTCTTGCTGCATCGTGAACAACAGCAATGTGGTACCAAACTCCGGGCTCAATAACATCAGAACTTTGCGCCCGTAATCCACTTTCGAAAGTGCCGGGATAATCGCCATTTAAAATTTCCATCATGATCCTTCCGGGAGGCGTTCCCCCGGCCGGATCTTTTTGGTGCAGAATTGTCATCCCGGCATTGGTCACACTGGTTGAGCTATCCATTTTCACCCACACTCCAAGTGTACTGCTTTCCGATCCCACATTTATTAAGGCATCCTGCGTAGTAACAAAAGCGGTGTTATTAAAACTCAATGCTTTTCCAAATTTACCCTCGGTATACATTTCTGTTCCCTTTGTCAGGCTGAATTCTACATTTTCGGGAGAAGCATCTGTTAGCTTTTCATCAAATTCGAATTCCATAAATATTTTCGTCGGATCAGGCGGAATAATGGTATTATCTCCGGATGTTTCAATATCCTGAATTTTGAAGAAATCGTCGATAAAAGCATAGTTAAACTGTTTCTCACCAGTTTCAGGATCATCTTCAACGGTGGTTGCAGCAATTAAATTATTCAGCAGCCAGGGCACTGTGTTGCCATCGAAATTGGTTCCCCAGCTTATTTCGTATGAATAAGTGGCAATGTGGAATGATTCGTACTGTTTTAAAAGCTCGTAAACTTCCCGCAAATAATGTTTCCGCTCCTCGAACCACGAACAACTACTTAAAAAATCGTCCCACTCCTGTTTTGGGCGCCGGACATTCAAAGCTTCGTAAATGTACTGATGAACCAGCATATCACT from uncultured Draconibacterium sp. encodes the following:
- a CDS encoding sulfatase yields the protein MKKGIKLELLFVLVLFFALAYNVSGVNHKGSPNVLIIMADDCTHSDLPLYGGSNVQTPQIDKLASQGMTFNNAFVTMSMCVPCRAELYTGLQPVSSGVCWNHAIARPGTQSIVQYLSELDYRVGIAGKVHADPREVYPFEMVEGVERNCVSETAKYDKAGLKEFMERNNDQPFCLVTALVVPHIPWTVGDPSHFNPDELKLPPYLADNKETRREFAKYLAEIEVLDKQVGETLGLLDELNIAENIIVIFTSEQGAQLPFCKWTNWNNGVHTGFIVRWPGKVKSGTRSDALIQYNDVLPTLLDALGNKTEAEFDGSSFLPVLLGKKEKHREYAYFMHNNVPEGPAYPIRSVTDGTHHYIRNLSPESLYIERHLMTRMPLNKYWPSWVFDASDDPEILDLVSRYQKRPAEELYNLVNDPNEMSNLSNQKEVSEIQKKLSNELDKWLKEQGDPGAEIDTYEELKNAKSGKHFKALKD
- a CDS encoding RagB/SusD family nutrient uptake outer membrane protein codes for the protein MNFKYYLSTILLAVTLLFTSCEDQLNEEVFSQLDPSTLFNSANGIERVLFGAYRDAQITDNFGGNIWFQEEWTCDHFWETGGAVNLQATVMLAFTWDASYPTHWTGLWNNCYYSVRNCNLVLENIDQSPVDDATKARLTAEARFVRASAYYILYTMWGPVPLRLSTTGELEMARATDAEMQAFFETEFTEVSTVLPARDTPGYQYGRATRGAALGYLTKFYLNTKQWQKCADAAKKLMDLNEYELWSDYTTLFTVDNETKQKELVWVYPCSTQRPGNEFMNGAYPPQFASTVDGSIVFKVNQRNWARQDRVLDSFYNSFDPNDERSKLILTEYINTKGNTVSLLNNNNTRSFKYTPDPDAVGNSNGNDLAVIRYADILLSRAEALNELSGPTQEALDLIQEVRDRAGLTTPLVLGDYTKESLRDRILDERGWELYAEKVRRQDLLRHGKFISSAKARGITIADDHHKLFPIPQTEINANPLCEQNPGY
- a CDS encoding TonB-dependent receptor, with the translated sequence MKLTTFLVLLLTVNVFAESYAQSAKITLNMEQATVKEVIEQIESETEFYFMLKYDDHLMNRHVDVALYDANIHDVLTLLFDADKYNYKIIDRYIAVTPVDEKAVYAIDQATIEGIVTDASGEALPGVTVLFKGTTNGTVTDINGHYALPVTEGQILVFSFVGMKTQEVKLEGQTKLDITLLVDAIGLDEVVAIGYGTVKKSDLTGSVASLRKDDLNKGVTPTVAGLLQGKAAGVQITQASNEPGGGTTVQIRGAGSVNAGAGPLYVIDGLPIENSQVISGNGTTIPGVRVPRSPMSNINPADIESIEILKDASATAIYGARGANGVILVTTKKGSSGALRINYSGYTGLQTPKDMIEVLQADDYMRILNEILDTPGSNVPEAERVTEIQDGGTDWQNELLRNAVIQSHSLSFTGGTEKTKYFASLNYFNQEGVLITSGYERYDSRFNLEHRNDKMVFGINFSTSYTHDNTVPIGFSTNEEGSSLYAARGYDPTLSIFDEDGNYQVVSWMNLDNPLALVYGKTSNTDNYRTLGTVFGEYTLLKGWTAKLNLGFDSRNSRRDTYVSRLTKDGRANSGIGTVLTGTRNNYLGEFTTTYNRDLDNNSSFTVMGGITYQKFINSNFSGTGKGFPVDESETNNMSLADAALYSMDSSKNNNKLLSYFGRVNYSLFNEFLFTATLRVDGSSRFGENNKYGYFPSGAFAWKMHEREFIQNLNLFSMLKMRLSVGRTGNQDIGNFLSITTFNQGASVILGGEQYVTLAPTRIANPDLKWETTEQINAGFDMGFLDNRIVVSTDYFQKNTFDMLFALPIPASTGYTSIMSNIGNIKNSGFELTIDSRNLTGKLKWNTVLNLSTLKNKVTDIGDISEIIHTGAGQSTSQIAIIRKGEALNSFYGYKTDGIWQTQEEITASGTLDPVKPGDVKFVDVNGDHVVNTNDRVILGKSIPSFTMGLTNQLEYKNFQLNIFIDAATDVEMLNNSKVETYYPVSHRRNRMAEPYLNRWTETNPSNEWPSFVNPAGQGNKAVSDLTVEDASYIRLSSLQLTYQVPLKSKKIFDHLSVYVSGQNLYTITNYTGQDPTTNSNGNSSLKIDFNSYPVYRTYTFGVEIGF
- a CDS encoding FecR domain-containing protein; protein product: MDNNSILKYIQGKASKEEKEIFFRWLEESPEHKEEFSAVKKIWALSAKYKNTEGTSWADLKPVTQPEKKTHKHFIRILKQAAIFIILVGFGALAQFYISQKADNNQTVYADSFLVKAPLGQMTNLELPDGTLVMLNSGTTISYSGDFTSGNRQVYLQGEAFFDVQKDVDHPFIVNSEFLGVKVYGTSFNIQAYPEDRTFAATLVEGSIGLLDANGEEVTKLVPGEKACFDESGTNIEIKQVDTAMYTSWKEGLVTYRNERLEDIAKQIERWYNVEIVIQKEGLGDERYFGTILKNKPIDQILEVLKLTTSLQYEIVPRANKPSLIYWK
- a CDS encoding RNA polymerase sigma-70 factor, coding for MGSEKNEIDLLLFKSGDEKTFEVIFNANYEAIVGFCTQFISDVDASKSTAQQAFINLWLNRDKVERVNGIRAFLYTAAKTGCLNYLRHEKYKIQYQKHTIAEKENRLNQDILQSFQFNRLEYMELEEMIQSAIDKLPEKCKVVFMKSRFEGKKNQEIAVELNMALKSVESNITRALKILRKELQDVLPLVLFLL
- a CDS encoding alpha/beta hydrolase → MKKMNTILLILALLNLQCNTEADPEIDQENPFRMEYFNLAYASESNTQKLDIYLPVMVLEKNPVVVLIHGGAWRVGDKSNFRTNARWSEVVDTLRSRGYAVVPINYRLSGEAKFPAQIYDVKASIRWIKANAENYKIDSERIGVWGQSAGGHLAALAGVSENIEVLEDFAQGNENVSSSIQAVVDWYGPTDFLKMDSMTIAQGCATANHSLANSGESELIGFPIESRSDLVALANPITYNTEVCPPFLIEHGLNDCTVPFGQGQLLYESLLPVLGSEHVKLNLLQNSGHGNGLFTEIATVENVIDFLDAYLK
- a CDS encoding LamG-like jellyroll fold domain-containing protein, yielding MNLKRSAIKGIIAICLIILTLKVDAQEVGVNFNESLFHAEDLAKLSRTKTTWVRGFFDFFPYYEDQDRLTDLDDQLEDFLNLKSAGYKTILNIKWNFHNKSYPDTTSTEIEAYNEFLQRFLDRVWGKIDIIVVGNEPFIESMNNEERNTRLAPFYQYMCNRVNEYRTGKEATPIYFGAFNRLYDFYRDTEGVLTMLDFVKKTPWIEGIDLHIHHKNNNDIVSMYSYADARIRDDQKILMTEFSLVFCWQDHTRDLIPAEFASKYGYASDMLVHQYIYEALNVRRPKQEWDDFLSSCSWFEERKHYLREVYELLKQYESFHIATYSYEISWGTNFDGNTVPWLLNNLIAATTVEDDPETGEKQFNYAFIDDFFKIQDIETSGDNTIIPPDPTKIFMEFEFDEKLTDASPENVEFSLTKGTEMYTEGKFGKALSFNNTAFVTTQDALINVGSESSTLGVWVKMDSSTSVTNAGMTILHQKDPAGGTPPGRIMMEILNGDYPGTFESGLRAQSSDVIEPGVWYHIAVVHDAARAMKSIYVNGELKGIADFGTEQSVGPFVMGAFKTEDRAFLYGSLDELFWTREILSPGQIKSIMSEGIAKSFDDQETAVNTKWNQSDFNLFYPNPAAGSIEFTREMLEEQGQFQLFDINGCAVTAPQTVRAGKINLESLTNGMYFMKIVADNRAYSDRLMLTN